A region of Siniperca chuatsi isolate FFG_IHB_CAS linkage group LG23, ASM2008510v1, whole genome shotgun sequence DNA encodes the following proteins:
- the wnt16 gene encoding protein Wnt-16: MESRSCGVRHMCTLTLLLVSVCPLCCRATWMWLGVTSAGVPEKLGCAALPLSHKQRDLCRKKPFLLPSIQDGARLAVAECQSQFRHERWNCSTTDHPAVFGYALTSGTKETAFIYAVMAAGLVHAVTRSCSQGNMTECGCDARLQGGASSAEGWHWGGCSDHIQYGTWFSRKFIDSSVKNRSTTSGGFTLTTMNQHNSEAGRQAIDRTMSTDCRCHGVSGSCAVKTCWRTMAAFERVGVYLKERYEHSVQVSDRSRRKMRRKDQRRLPVDKQQLIFLNKSPNYCLEDRRRGIAGTKGRRCNRTSTGSDGCNLLCCGRGYNTHLVRHVQRCECKFVWCCYVSCRRCESMNDMYTCK; the protein is encoded by the exons ATGGAGAGTCGGAGCTGTGGAGTCCGACACATGTGCACTCTGACTCTGCTGCTGGTGTCTGTGTGCCCGCTCTGCTGCAGAGCCACCTGGAT GTGGCTGGGTGTGACCTCGGCGGGAGTCCCGGAGAAGCTGGGCTGTGCCGCCCTCCCTCTCAGCCACAAGCAGCGGGACCTGTGCCGGAAGAAGCCGTTCCTGCTGCCCAGCATCCAGGACGGAGCCCGGCTGGCCGTGGCAGAGTGTCAGAGTCAGTTCAGACACGAGAGGTGGAACTGCTCCACCACCGACCACCCGGCCGTGTTCGGATACGCGCTGACGAGCG GAACCAAAGAAACAGCGTTTATCTATGCGGTGATGGCGGCGGGGCTGGTTCACGCCGTCACGCGCTCCTGCAGTCAGGGCAACATGACGGAGTGCGGCTGCGACGCTCGGCTGCAGGGCGGCGCCTCGTCGGCGGAGGGCTGGCACTGGGGCGGCTGCTCAGACCACATCCAGTACGGGACCTGGTTCAGCCGCAAGTTCATCGACAGCTCTGTCAAAAACAGGTCGACGACCAGCGGAGGCTTCACGCTGACCACCATGAACCAGCACAACAGTGAGGCCGGACGACAG GCGATTGACAGGACGATGTCCACAGACTGTCGTTGTCACGGCGTCTCCGGCTCCTGTGCTGTGAAGACATGTTGGAGGACGATGGCGGCGTTCGAGCGTGTCGGCGTGTACCTGAAGGAGCGCTACGAGCACAGCGTTCAGGTGTCGGACCGCTCGAGGagaaagatgaggaggaaggatCAGCGTCGCCTCCCCGTCGACAAACAGCAGCTCATCTTCCTCAACAAGTCTCCAAACTACTGCCTGGAGGACCGGCGGCGGGGCATCGCCGGCACCAAAGGACGCCGCTGCAACCGGACGTCCACCGGCTCCGACGGCTGCAACCTGCTGTGCTGTGGCAGAGGATACAACACTCACCTGGTGAGACACGTCCAGCGCTGCGAGTGCAAGTTTGTCTGGTGCTGCTACGTCAGCTGCAGGCGCTGCGAGAGCATGAACGACATGTACACCTGCAAATAA